A single genomic interval of Penicillium psychrofluorescens genome assembly, chromosome: 2 harbors:
- a CDS encoding uncharacterized protein (ID:PFLUO_002485-T1.cds;~source:funannotate): MPISGLLNRRVRARPEEEEEVYSDASAPSEEGVGNDGESEDGDMQSQDSNESGSMKEDSDDDDDDDDQSDQDAAEEDSPGDDNDDIQTSLNNISFGALAKAQASMGPKKRRNQLKITTPTEESTSALDDIRARILSAREQERSKTQEDKPASTGKKEKKRSSKHAPMVQSSKYAVSRKRTVIEPAAVAKARDPRFDAAVMGHSGAGKYSEAASKAYSFLDEYRASELKDLKEQFAKTKNPQQKEALKKQIRSASDKMRAMEARKRERDVIADHKKNEKQLIREGKKSTPYYLKQSDLKKQVMMKKYEEMGSRDRAKALERRRKKMASKERKNLPMERRGLGGDGGDERPMGDGAKRRRLT, translated from the exons ATGCCTATATCGGGCTTGCTGAATCGCCGTGTGCGCGCACGaccagaggaagaagaagaggtatACTCGGACGCATCAGCACCTAGCGAGGAGGGTGTGGGGAACGACGGAGAGTccgaggatggcgacatGCAATCGCAAGAC TCAAATGAGTCCGGCTCTATGAAAGAGGATagcgatgacgacgacgacgacgacgaccaaTCTGATCAAGAcgcagctgaagaagacaGCCCCGGCGACGACAATGATGACATTCAAACCTCGCTAAACAACATTTCCTTCGGAGCCCTCGCCAAGGCACAAGCATCTATGGGGCCTAAGAAGCGCAGGAATCAACTGAAAATCACAACCCCTACCGAGGAATCAACTTCTGCCCTCGACGACATCCGGGCCCGGATCCTCTCCGCGCGCGAACAGGAGCGCTCCAAAACCCAAGAAGACAAACCTGCCTCCaccggaaagaaagaaaagaaacgCTCCTCCAAGCACGCGCCAATGGTGCAATCTTCCAAATATGCCGTCTCCCGCAAGCGAACGGTGATCGAGcccgccgccgtcgccaaaGCGCGCGATCCCCGCTTCGACGCCGCAGTCATGGGCCACAGCGGGGCAGGGAAATACTCCGAGGCAGCAAGCAAAGCATACTCCTTCTTAGACGAGTACCGGGCCTCCGAATTGAAAGATCTCAAGGAACAGTTCGCCAAGACCAAGAATCCACAGCAGAAAGAAGCGCTCAAGAAACAGATTCGGTCTGCGTCGGATAAGATGCGTGCTATGGAGGCGCGGAAACGGGAACGGGATGTTATTGCGGACCacaagaagaacgagaagCAGCTTATTCGcgaggggaagaagagtaCCCCGTACTATTTGAAGCAGTCGGatttgaagaagcaggtTATGATGAAGAAGTATGAGGAGATGGGGTCGAGGGATCGGGCTAAGGCGCTtgagaggaggaggaagaagatggcttcaaaggagaggaagaatTTGCCTATGGAGCGGAGAGGGttgggtggtgatggtggtgatgagcGACCGATGGGGGATGGAGCGAAGCGCAGACGGTTGACATGA